From the Babylonia areolata isolate BAREFJ2019XMU chromosome 15, ASM4173473v1, whole genome shotgun sequence genome, one window contains:
- the LOC143290234 gene encoding uncharacterized protein LOC143290234, whose translation MNYTSTMQFIELFRQHRALWDRYDVNYLNKMERMRQREEIGYSMGMTEVDVGKKICNLRTYYLREMVKRDKALQYGQETAETYIPKWPYFDALDTFLQDVVRKKRNEYLTAGGAYPEVSFIYAADDHLSDDATDDLPNDNDLSRDSHLAGDVGSGEGRRPPLTTNPTTTTTTTTNNNNNDTTIGSNDSDNDLPPKRPKLEPEEDFPTAVLADGEDGVARDKDRSGLGPDSPGSCLGVGVPFPRSSPYRVPPSLLSTSHVAQSGPSLPRFGAARGPPNSAHVLANASSNAALGMEGSRMNGHSLGGGGTVGGAQGSHSGSHPRVPAGMMVVEEDEDWLFGRYIAAELKKVKSFKDKQLTKMRIQQIVTYAQLGMGDLSTPTSGDV comes from the exons ATGAACTACACGAGCACGATGCAGTTCATTGAACTGTTCCGCCAGCACCGGGCGCTGTGGGACAGATACGATGTCAACTACCTGAACAAGATGGAGAGGATGAGACAGCGTGAGGAGATCGGCTATTCCATGGGCATgacag AGGTGGACGTGGGCAAGAAGATCTGCAACCTGAGGACGTACTACCTGCGCGAGATGGTGAAGAGAGACAAAGCGCTGCAGTACGGGCAGGAGACTGCGGAGACCTACATCCCCAAGTGGCCCTACTTTGACGCCCTGGACACCTTCCTGCAAGACGTCGTTCGCAAGAAGCGGAACGAGTACCTCACG GCTGGAGGGGCGTACCCGGAGGTGTCCTTCATCTATGCAGCAGACGACCATCTCTCAGACGACGCCACAGACGATCTTCCCAACGATAACGACCTGTCCAGAGACAGCCACCTGGCTGGTGATGTAGGgagtggagaaggaagaaggcctcccctcaccaccaaccccaccaccaccaccaccaccaccaccaacaacaacaacaatgacacaacCATCGGGAGCAACGACAGCGATAACGATCTCCCACCCAAACGACCCAAACTGGAGCCTGAGGAGGACTTCCCCACCGCGGTCCTTGCTGACGGAGAAGACGGGGTTGCACGGGACAAAGATCGAAGTGGGCTGGGCCCCGACTCGCCAGGATCCTGTCTAGGAGTCGGGGTTCCCTTCCCCAGGTCGTCCCCTTACAGAGTTCCGCCCTCACTGCTCTCCACCTCCCACGTAGCTCAGTCAGGTCCCTCACTTCCTCGTTTCGGAGCGGCACGGGGACCCCCGAATTCAGCGCACGTCCTTGCCAACGCTTCGTCAAATGCAGCGCTGGGAATGGAAGGTTCCAGAATGAACGGACACAGCCTAGGAGGTGGTGGTACAGTGGGTGGAGCCCAGGGAAGCCATTCTGGCAGTCACCCAAGAGTTCCGGCAggcatgatggtggtggaggaggacgaggattGGCTGTTCGGGCGTTACATCGCCGCCGAGCTGAAGAAGGTGAAGAGTTTCAAGGACAAACAGCTGACCAAAATGAGAATCCAGCAGATTGTGACTTACGCCCAGTTGGGAATGGGGGACCTGAGCACCCCAACAAGCGGTGATGTGTAG